CCGCGCCGGCGATCCGCGCCTCGCGGAAATGCCGCCCCGACAGCATGTCGGCCGCGTCGCCGACCTCCAACCCGACGACCCGATGCGCGATGCACTTCGCGACGATGGTCAGGAACGTATGCTGGAACCATAGCCCGTCGTCGTTGATCGCGGACCCGTAGACGATCGCGAGAAACCTGCTCCAGAGCTGGCGTTTCAACGCCACCTCGGGCTCGGTCCCGACCTCGCGCCACAACCGGTCGAGATCGCCAAGGACGCGGCGGTAGGCGACGCTTTCCCGTCCGAGCTCGTTCGTGAACGTCAGGGCGTCGGCCGGCAGCGAAGACTGGATCGCGACCGCGCCGTCGAGCCACGCGAGCAGCCGTTCGGCCTCGCGATCCGCGTCGGTCGGACGCTTCAGGGCGGCGATCCGGAACTCGCGTAGCTCGACAAGCGCGCCGTCGCGCAGCTCGAACGCGACGTATTGGTAGCCGTCGGTCGCGAGACCGACGTAGCGGTCGCGCGTGGCGCCTTCCCGCTCCTTCAGGTAGCGGTCGATCTGCTCCTCGGCGTCGCCGCGCTCCTTCGCCAGATCGCTCTTGAACTCGAAGACCGTCCGCCCGAGCAGCGCGTCGATACGGCCGCGCGCTTCGGGTACGCGCTTCTCAAGGTCGACGTCCTTCGGATCGGCGCCGAGCCCTTCGATCAACAGATCGCGGATACCGGCGCGGACGTGCTCATGGCCGGGCTTGGTCGCCAGCCGCGCGACCGTCTCGGCGATGCGCTCGGAACTCATCCGCGCAGAGTCGTATAAACCAAGCGGCGGCGCAACCATCGCCGGCGCGGGCGGGCGCCCGGACACGCGGACATGGTATAGTCTGGCCCCCTCAAGCCACCGCAGGACAAGGCCGCGATGCGTCCCGCCACCGGAAGACACCACGACATGCGACGGGCGCTTGCCGAAGCGGCTGGCGACATGCGGCTCTACGACGAGGCGCGCGCCGGGGCGGCGGCCGACGCCGAGACGTGGCCGCTCGATCTGGCGAAGGCGCTGCGCGCGCCGGGGACGAGCCGCGTGCGCGCGATGCGCGACCACCGCGGCATGACGCAGGCGGCGCTGGCGGCGGCCGCCGGGCTGTCAACGCTGTACGTGTCGCAGATCGAGACCGGCCGGCGCGCCGGCTCGGCGCGCACCCGCGCGGCGCTGGCGGCGGCGCTGCGCTGCGATCCCGACCTGCTGCGTCATCCGGCGCCGAAGGCGCGGCGCAAGGCCGCGTGACGCGGAGGGCGGGCGTGGCGGCGTGGTAGCGAGGGTCGGCCAGCCGGACGCGCGGAGAATTTGCCGTCTTGCAGGCCTGACCCCACGGCCGTTGAAGTCGACCACCTGAACAGCAGAAGGGCCCCGGTCACACCGAGGCCCAGCGCCGGCCGGGAACAGCCCCCAACCCATTTGCCGGCGATGTAGGCGATGAACGGGTGGACGACAAGCCCGGCGTGGCCACCTTGCCGCCCCGCCCGCCGCGGCTACCCTCGACGCCATGGACCTTCTCGACCGCATCACCGTGAAGCCCGAGCGCTGCGGCGGCCGGCCGTGCGTGCGCGACACGCGGCTGCGGGTGGTCGACGTTCTGGAGCTGCTGGCGGCCGGCGCCTCGCACGAGGAGATCCTGACCGACTACCCGTTCCTCGAAGCGGCCGACATCCGCGCCGTCCTGCTGTACGCGGCGCGCCAGGCGGACCACGCCGTGCTGCCGGCCGCTTGACGTTCCTGATCGACAACCAGCTGCCGGTCGCGCTCGCGCGCTGGATCGCCGCCCGGGGGGTGGACGCGGTCCATGTCCTCGACGCCGGGATGGGCGGCGCCGACGACCGGGACATCTGGGCGACGGCGGTGGCGCAGGGCCGGATCGTCGTCTCCAAGGACGAGGATTTCTTCCACCTCGCGTCGCGTCCCGGCGATGCCGGCCGCCTGCTCTGGGTGCGCGTCGGCAACACGCGGCGCGTGGCCCTGCTGGCGCGCTTCGACGCGGCCTGGCGGGCGATCACCTCGGCGTTCGAGGACGGCCAGCGCATCGTGGAGCTGCGCTGATGTCGCGGGCGTGAAAAAGCCCGCGTCCTGGCGGGCGCGGGCTCGTTCGGGTGGCGCGGAAGACCGCGCGGGGCGTGGAAGACCACGCCCGGGGCGGGGCGCTCCCCGCCGGTGTCGCGGTCGCTAGCGGCTGTAGAACTCGACCACCATCGACGGTTCCATCTGCACCGGGTAGGGCACGTCGGCGAGCTTGGGGCCGCGCAGGAACTTGCCCTTCATCTCCTTGTGGTCGACCTCGATGTACTCCGGCACCTCGCGCTCGGCGAGCTGCACGGCCTCGAGCACGACGGCGAGCTGCTTCGCTTTCGCGGTGAGCTCGATGACGTCGTTGTCGCGCACCTGGTAGGACGAGATGTTGACGCGCCGGCCGTTGACCTTGACGTGGCCGTGGCTGACGAGCTGGCGCGAGGCGAACACGGTGGCGGCGAACTTGAGGCGGTAGACGACCGCGTCGAGACGGCGCTCGAGCAGCTCGATCAAATTCTCGCCGGTGTCGCCCTTGCGGCGGATGGCCTCGTGGTAGTAGCGGCGCATCTGGCGCTCGCCGACGTTGCCGTAGTAGCCCTTGATGCGCTGCTTCGACTTCAGCTGCTTGCCGTACTCCGTCTCCTTGGTGCGCTTGGCACCATGCATGCCGGGACGGCTCTCGCGCTTGTTGATCGGGCTCTTGGGGCGGCCCCAGAGGTTGACGCCGAGGCGGCGGTCGATCTTGTGCTTGGCGTTCTCGCGCTTGCTCACGTGGCGGATCCTTCTCGCTCTTTCATGTCCGGATAGGCCTGGATCGGGCCGCTGGGGCCCGGGCGGGATC
The genomic region above belongs to Rhodospirillales bacterium and contains:
- a CDS encoding helix-turn-helix domain-containing protein; its protein translation is MRRALAEAAGDMRLYDEARAGAAADAETWPLDLAKALRAPGTSRVRAMRDHRGMTQAALAAAAGLSTLYVSQIETGRRAGSARTRAALAAALRCDPDLLRHPAPKARRKAA
- a CDS encoding DUF433 domain-containing protein is translated as MDLLDRITVKPERCGGRPCVRDTRLRVVDVLELLAAGASHEEILTDYPFLEAADIRAVLLYAARQADHAVLPAA
- a CDS encoding DUF5615 family PIN-like protein; its protein translation is MTFLIDNQLPVALARWIAARGVDAVHVLDAGMGGADDRDIWATAVAQGRIVVSKDEDFFHLASRPGDAGRLLWVRVGNTRRVALLARFDAAWRAITSAFEDGQRIVELR
- the rpsD gene encoding 30S ribosomal protein S4, translated to MSKRENAKHKIDRRLGVNLWGRPKSPINKRESRPGMHGAKRTKETEYGKQLKSKQRIKGYYGNVGERQMRRYYHEAIRRKGDTGENLIELLERRLDAVVYRLKFAATVFASRQLVSHGHVKVNGRRVNISSYQVRDNDVIELTAKAKQLAVVLEAVQLAEREVPEYIEVDHKEMKGKFLRGPKLADVPYPVQMEPSMVVEFYSR